One genomic segment of Oncorhynchus gorbuscha isolate QuinsamMale2020 ecotype Even-year unplaced genomic scaffold, OgorEven_v1.0 Un_scaffold_9714, whole genome shotgun sequence includes these proteins:
- the LOC124030180 gene encoding D-beta-hydroxybutyrate dehydrogenase, mitochondrial-like, producing the protein MYGRMGNALRSPYCVSKYGVEAFSDCLRYEMKAWGVKVSVIEPGNFIVATGILTRDIVATTADKLWREAPPGVQEDYGHAHFDKHMALMRSYCSSGQKDVQPVLDDITDAITSRRPFTRYNPMEPHWWIRMQVMTHLPAAISDRLYF; encoded by the coding sequence ATGTATGGGCGGATGGGCAATGCCCTGCGTTCTCCATACTGCGTATCTAAATATGGCGTGGAAGCGTTCTCCGACTGTCTACGTTACGAGATGAAGGCCTGGGGGGTCAAGGTCTCCGTCATCGAGCCGGGGAACTTCATTGTGGCAACGGGCATCCTGACCCGGGACATTGTGGCGACCACGGCTGATAAACTGTGGCGCGAGGCGCCCCCTGGTGTCCAGGAGGACTATGGCCACGCCCACTTCGACAAGCACATGGCTCTGATGAGGTCATACTGTAGCAGCGGACAGAAAGATGTCCAGCCCGTCCTAGATGACATCACCGACGCCATCACTTCACGCCGCCCGTTCACGCGCTATAACCCCATGGAGCCTCACTGGTGGATCAGGATGCAGGTGATGACACACCTACCGGCCGCCATCTCTGACCGTCTCTACTTCTGA